In Archangium violaceum, the following are encoded in one genomic region:
- a CDS encoding 2OG-Fe(II) oxygenase: protein MSFQPPWGGAFRLQTFVHRTPDVFPSNTLEAIRSAILGSSLLGETNLSSQFSGTYGFSITFRREARSEVTARFPAFAPFLETALLPGCNAFLLNPLLIQNGRGVDRHLDRSMNFYEAHLDGPVAVSVLYVQVPEQLAGGELRLYHRGRQVAALAPRQRSLVTFRGDLAHEVAAVEAGAPELSAARISLVVEQYRLPEAVLAKVPRFEMRTRTEGVRE from the coding sequence ATGAGCTTCCAGCCGCCCTGGGGTGGAGCCTTCCGCCTCCAGACCTTCGTCCACCGCACGCCCGACGTCTTTCCGTCGAACACCCTCGAGGCCATCCGGTCGGCCATCCTGGGCTCTTCCCTGCTCGGGGAAACCAACCTGTCGTCCCAGTTCTCGGGCACCTATGGCTTTTCGATCACCTTCCGGCGCGAGGCCCGCTCCGAGGTGACAGCCCGGTTTCCAGCCTTCGCCCCCTTCCTCGAAACCGCGCTCCTGCCGGGCTGCAACGCGTTCCTGCTCAACCCGCTCCTGATTCAAAATGGACGCGGGGTGGACCGCCACCTGGATCGCAGCATGAACTTCTACGAGGCCCACCTCGACGGCCCGGTCGCCGTGAGCGTGCTCTACGTGCAGGTGCCGGAACAGCTCGCGGGAGGAGAGCTGCGGCTGTATCACCGCGGCAGGCAGGTGGCGGCGCTGGCTCCCAGGCAGCGCTCGTTGGTGACGTTCCGGGGCGACCTCGCACACGAGGTGGCGGCGGTCGAGGCCGGGGCCCCCGAGCTCTCGGCGGCACGCATCAGCCTGGTGGTCGAGCAATACCGCCTGCCGGAGGCCGTGCTCGCGAAGGTGCCTCGTTTCGAGATGCGGACCCGGACGGAAGGAGTGCGGGAATGA
- a CDS encoding DUF808 domain-containing protein yields MASSLLALLDDIATILDDVSVMTKVAAKKTAGVLGDDLALNAQQVSGVNADRELPVVWAVAKGSAVNKAILVPLALAISAFVPWAVTPLLMVGGLYLCFEGVEKLAHKFLHSHDEDEAHHAELTQALVDPKVDLVAIEKDKIKGAVRTDFILSAEIIVISLGVVASVPFMTRVMALVGVSLLMTVGVYGLVAGIVKLDDGGLFLSQRVGDSGWARFQRGLGVGILKTAPWLMKGLSVAGTAAMFLVGGGILTHGIPVLHHVIEGLVHHAGAVPGIGGLLGAITPPLVDALVGILSGAVVLGVVLAIKRVLSRGKA; encoded by the coding sequence TTGGCATCCAGCCTGCTCGCACTGCTCGACGACATCGCCACCATTCTCGACGACGTGTCGGTGATGACCAAGGTGGCTGCCAAGAAGACCGCTGGCGTGCTGGGCGATGACCTGGCGCTCAATGCCCAGCAGGTCTCCGGCGTGAACGCCGACCGCGAGCTGCCCGTGGTATGGGCCGTGGCCAAGGGCTCGGCGGTGAACAAGGCCATCCTGGTGCCCCTGGCGCTGGCCATCAGCGCCTTCGTGCCCTGGGCGGTGACACCGCTGCTGATGGTGGGCGGCCTGTATCTGTGCTTCGAAGGTGTCGAGAAGCTGGCGCACAAGTTCCTGCACAGCCACGACGAGGACGAGGCCCACCACGCCGAGCTGACCCAGGCCCTGGTCGACCCGAAGGTCGATCTCGTGGCGATCGAGAAGGACAAGATCAAGGGCGCGGTGCGCACCGACTTCATCCTCTCGGCGGAGATCATCGTGATCTCCCTGGGCGTCGTGGCCTCCGTGCCCTTCATGACCCGGGTGATGGCGTTGGTGGGCGTGAGCCTGCTGATGACCGTGGGCGTCTATGGGCTGGTGGCGGGCATCGTGAAGCTCGACGACGGAGGGCTCTTCCTCAGCCAGCGGGTGGGTGACAGCGGGTGGGCGCGGTTCCAGCGCGGCCTGGGGGTGGGCATCCTGAAGACGGCGCCGTGGCTCATGAAGGGCCTGTCGGTCGCTGGCACCGCGGCCATGTTCCTGGTGGGCGGCGGCATCCTCACGCACGGCATCCCCGTGTTGCACCACGTCATCGAGGGGCTCGTCCATCACGCGGGCGCGGTGCCCGGCATCGGGGGGCTGCTGGGGGCGATCACTCCGCCGCTGGTCGACGCTTTGGTGGGCATCCTGTCCGGCGCGGTGGTGCTCGGCGTGGTGCTCGCGATCAAGCGCGTGCTGAGCCGTGGCAAGGCCTGA
- a CDS encoding LysR family transcriptional regulator: MKTMLGRFDQSLAFVTVAELGSFTRAAEKLGCSKAHASEQVAELERALGVQLLHRTTRRLTLTEAGRLYLEYCRQLREVLLEAERAVSATTSEVGGRLRVTAPTSFGETFLPELVLAFQGTYPNVEVEIDLSVLRRDLVGDGYDVALRTTRALEEHLVARPLGVVREVVVASPAFLATHGPLDTPSALARVPCILNPHFRDDALWLFEREGRTETATVGGRLRINLYSAIRRAALAGAGVVRLPLFQVREDLEEGALVRLCPGYELVAMPLYLLYPSRRHLPLRTRVFIDFLLRWFEAPERRELLT; this comes from the coding sequence ATGAAGACAATGCTCGGACGATTCGATCAGTCGCTGGCCTTCGTCACGGTGGCGGAGCTGGGCAGCTTCACGCGAGCGGCGGAGAAGCTCGGCTGCTCGAAGGCCCACGCCAGCGAGCAGGTGGCGGAGCTGGAGCGGGCGCTGGGCGTGCAGTTGCTGCACCGGACGACGCGGCGGCTGACGCTGACCGAGGCCGGGCGGCTCTATCTGGAGTACTGCCGCCAGTTGCGCGAGGTGCTGCTGGAGGCGGAGCGCGCGGTCTCGGCGACCACCTCCGAGGTGGGCGGTCGGCTGCGGGTCACCGCGCCGACTTCCTTCGGTGAGACCTTCCTGCCCGAGCTGGTGCTGGCGTTCCAGGGCACCTACCCGAACGTCGAGGTGGAGATCGACCTGAGCGTGCTGCGGCGGGACCTGGTGGGGGATGGATACGACGTGGCCCTGCGCACGACGCGGGCGCTGGAGGAGCACCTGGTGGCACGCCCGCTGGGGGTGGTGCGCGAGGTGGTGGTGGCGAGCCCTGCCTTCCTGGCAACGCACGGACCGCTCGACACCCCCAGCGCCCTGGCGCGGGTCCCGTGCATCCTCAACCCCCACTTCCGTGATGACGCACTCTGGCTGTTCGAGCGCGAGGGCCGCACCGAGACCGCCACCGTGGGAGGCCGGCTGCGCATCAACCTCTACAGTGCCATCCGCCGCGCGGCGCTGGCCGGTGCCGGAGTGGTGCGGCTGCCCCTCTTCCAGGTGCGGGAGGATCTGGAAGAGGGCGCGCTGGTGCGCCTCTGCCCCGGGTATGAGTTGGTGGCCATGCCGTTGTACCTGCTCTACCCGTCACGCCGGCACCTGCCGCTGCGGACGCGGGTGTTCATCGACTTCCTGTTGCGCTGGTTCGAGGCGCCGGAGCGGCGCGAGCTGCTCACCTGA
- a CDS encoding DUF4832 domain-containing protein, with translation MRRSNPRIHLPLITEPAALAMLVASVLLVSPPAHAAISAIVVGNDATNVNYQFQYSGTPAFRRAYIDVDRNPATGFAQLGTGADYLLENDALYKHLGGGWSWQFVKTVTHTASAGAASWTVARADIGESSTPNDADIVFQVESPLETSSKYTHVYSGSTGTGTTTYYTASSATLANPERGFYHYTSDCDKTDFVASTLSGYRTNEKITQVFCIFYLSEFKNSPISQAQLDRFQRQANTVRAAGLKMIVRFAYTLSTAGDDVPLSRVTAHLDQLAPYLSAHSDVIAVVQTGLIGAWGEWYYTQNFGNAGSVSQTDWNNRKAVVDKLLSVLPATRMVQLRTPKFKRTMYGTSALSAAQAYNGTAVARIGHHNDCFLASPDDWGTFENTTVEYPYLSAETNYLAMGGETCNFNPPRSDCATALNELASFHYSYLNADYELTVLNGWTNGGCRPEIDRRLGYRFTLVSATFPGTVSRGAAMPVNIQLKNEGWAAPFNPRSVQLVLRNTSSGATYRLPLSADPRQWAAGSTVTINQGVTLPATLPAGSYALLLNLPDPAPSLSTRPEYAIQLANQNVWEASTGFNDLQRTVTVQ, from the coding sequence ATGCGCAGATCGAATCCCCGGATCCACCTTCCTCTCATCACGGAGCCCGCTGCTCTCGCGATGCTGGTAGCGAGCGTGCTGCTCGTGTCTCCGCCCGCGCATGCGGCCATCTCCGCGATAGTGGTGGGCAACGACGCCACCAACGTCAACTACCAGTTCCAATACAGCGGGACTCCGGCCTTCCGGCGCGCGTACATCGACGTCGACCGGAATCCCGCGACCGGGTTCGCCCAGCTGGGGACCGGGGCGGACTACCTCCTCGAGAACGACGCCCTGTACAAGCACCTGGGAGGGGGTTGGAGCTGGCAGTTCGTGAAGACGGTGACACACACGGCCTCGGCGGGCGCCGCCAGCTGGACGGTCGCACGAGCGGATATCGGCGAGAGCTCGACCCCGAACGACGCGGACATCGTCTTCCAGGTCGAGTCGCCGCTCGAGACGTCTTCCAAATACACCCATGTCTACAGTGGAAGCACGGGCACGGGCACGACGACCTATTACACGGCGAGCAGCGCCACCCTCGCCAACCCGGAGCGGGGCTTCTACCACTACACCTCCGACTGCGACAAAACCGACTTCGTCGCGTCCACGTTGAGCGGGTACCGCACCAACGAGAAGATCACCCAGGTGTTCTGCATCTTCTACCTGTCGGAGTTCAAGAACAGCCCCATCAGCCAGGCGCAGCTGGACCGCTTCCAACGACAGGCGAATACGGTGCGGGCCGCGGGGCTCAAGATGATCGTCCGCTTCGCCTATACCCTGTCGACCGCTGGAGATGACGTCCCCCTGAGCCGTGTCACCGCGCACCTGGATCAGCTGGCGCCCTACCTGAGCGCCCACAGCGACGTCATCGCGGTCGTGCAGACGGGACTCATCGGCGCCTGGGGCGAGTGGTACTACACCCAGAACTTCGGGAACGCGGGGAGTGTATCGCAGACGGATTGGAACAACCGGAAGGCCGTGGTCGACAAGCTGCTCAGCGTTCTCCCGGCCACGCGGATGGTCCAGCTCCGGACGCCCAAGTTCAAGCGCACGATGTATGGCACGTCGGCGCTCTCCGCCGCGCAGGCCTACAACGGCACCGCGGTCGCCCGGATCGGCCATCACAACGACTGCTTCCTGGCCAGCCCCGACGACTGGGGGACGTTCGAGAACACGACGGTCGAGTACCCCTACCTGTCGGCCGAGACGAACTACCTCGCCATGGGCGGCGAGACCTGCAACTTCAACCCGCCGCGCTCGGATTGCGCCACCGCGTTGAACGAGCTGGCCTCGTTCCACTACTCCTATCTGAATGCCGACTACGAGCTCACGGTCCTCAATGGTTGGACCAACGGCGGGTGCAGGCCCGAGATTGATCGTCGACTCGGGTACAGGTTCACCCTCGTGTCCGCCACCTTCCCGGGGACCGTCAGCCGTGGCGCGGCGATGCCCGTGAACATCCAGCTCAAGAACGAGGGGTGGGCTGCTCCTTTCAATCCCCGGTCGGTCCAGCTGGTTCTGCGCAACACCTCGAGCGGCGCCACCTACCGCCTGCCGCTCTCCGCCGATCCTCGCCAGTGGGCGGCGGGGTCGACGGTGACGATCAACCAGGGCGTCACGCTTCCGGCGACCCTGCCGGCCGGCAGCTATGCCCTCCTGCTGAACCTTCCGGATCCGGCGCCTTCCCTGAGCACCCGTCCGGAGTACGCCATCCAGCTGGCGAACCAGAACGTCTGGGAGGCCTCCACGGGGTTCAACGACCTTCAGCGGACCGTGACGGTGCAGTGA
- a CDS encoding VIT domain-containing protein, with product MSLPRVLLTSLLLAALVGVSCLRGTSAPPASADTSASVAPAASPEPAPVPEPPEDEAPQPETTADVSPLPVPANVPAAFVDAGLIAPTTAPGLADKGKVDVAALRDAVADPKPIPEALVRRWEARDGEGEGVAAASVEGGVVGGVVGGVLGGQLAGAGASPSAPAPLMPSPSSDWEAAEREEEAEAPKEASSGQAAPGEPRTPRPVLPKVESAPRMAKVLVLDEQGRYQPLTVRAVRVVTYIQGARARTVVDYLFENDTARSLEGTFYYPLPGGATVAGFALYSGAVAVDSPSLFQSSELLPPLGDSSRVEALEAAAPSSPRNAEHSWGTRQEARVVEHKRARQVYEDVVRQNVDPALLEWAGASTFSARVFPLPPKSLKRVVLAYEQTLLFDGQQLRYTWPLPPGAGHTLQVSARVHVDPRHARAMTVLPVAGKPRDLGPWRVWDWRGLTGDGALQVAITPPSQDADVLVGSDPAGLPGQAFYARVRLPSSLIVGEGGTPTGRAVLVVDTSLSAEDGNAWALQAAMLRALLERDGSLEEYAVLLFDVRPRWLHGPGFRRNTPEARRETFGELERVFLEGASHVDGMLAELDRAGRDWLKPAAGGGRVTAFLLSDGNVTWGQGQVDALISRHASSETLRWVSYRFGESAVNTDLFDALARASGGRVVSVVSGSEVRAAVRAHRAASAVLVRVEVRGSKVKDLVVGGRPHLVFPGQELLVAGRLVEEGAAELAVVVRSEGQERTMRVPLPRDQDSAFAPRAWAEGLVARLVAMEDPRVDRMVVALSQHYRLANARASMLVLESEGDYVRYAVRDEQVDLSDLEALRRREQDQQRERLLGLALDGVPDTGREVLRVLGTRQAELGSRLTAQPLRDEPYAGGEERLQAELEYRKARRANKDDVMVYEAVARKRAFAGDTWGAVRALSSPVELRPKDAEALRLVGYGLLALGQYTAAAELFEHVRLNRPFEPQSYLEEALALDAAGRPAEAARDWEILLAGDWARHDEQTKTVAAYHYGRMLMALAKHTRLSKAEVGALEARRRELAGRAEMGPIDYQLTLHWNSDSTDIDLWVVEPSGERCSYRRMRTRLGGQLHWDVTDGLGPELYHARKAARGTYQVAVHYYGNNSARYVVPTALLLVTDREAFSRDDGYRRRFQLRILPEAEAALLLRSEEVAPWKPVGKTGGP from the coding sequence ATGTCCCTTCCGCGCGTCCTCCTCACCTCCCTGCTGTTGGCGGCTCTGGTTGGCGTGAGCTGCCTGCGTGGTACCTCGGCTCCGCCCGCCAGCGCCGACACGTCCGCGTCCGTTGCGCCGGCCGCGTCGCCCGAACCCGCTCCGGTGCCCGAGCCGCCCGAGGATGAGGCGCCCCAGCCCGAGACGACCGCGGACGTGTCGCCGCTCCCGGTGCCCGCGAACGTTCCCGCCGCCTTCGTCGATGCGGGCCTCATCGCGCCCACCACCGCCCCGGGGCTCGCGGACAAGGGGAAGGTGGATGTCGCGGCGCTGCGTGATGCCGTCGCCGATCCGAAGCCCATTCCCGAGGCGCTGGTCCGCCGGTGGGAGGCGCGAGACGGCGAGGGAGAGGGGGTCGCGGCGGCAAGCGTGGAGGGAGGCGTCGTCGGGGGGGTGGTCGGTGGCGTGTTGGGGGGCCAGTTGGCAGGTGCAGGTGCCTCCCCGTCCGCACCCGCTCCGCTGATGCCATCCCCTTCTTCCGACTGGGAGGCGGCCGAACGCGAGGAGGAGGCGGAGGCGCCGAAGGAGGCGTCCTCCGGACAGGCGGCGCCCGGTGAGCCCAGGACGCCCCGGCCCGTGCTTCCGAAGGTGGAGTCCGCGCCGCGCATGGCCAAGGTGCTGGTGCTGGACGAGCAGGGCCGCTACCAGCCGCTGACGGTGCGCGCGGTGCGAGTGGTGACGTACATCCAGGGGGCTCGTGCTCGCACGGTGGTGGACTACCTCTTCGAGAACGACACCGCGCGCTCGTTGGAGGGCACCTTCTATTACCCGCTGCCAGGTGGCGCGACGGTGGCGGGCTTCGCGCTGTACTCGGGAGCGGTGGCGGTGGACTCTCCCTCGCTCTTCCAGTCCTCGGAGCTGCTTCCTCCGCTGGGGGACTCGAGCCGGGTGGAGGCACTGGAAGCCGCGGCCCCGTCGAGCCCCCGGAACGCGGAGCATTCCTGGGGCACCCGCCAAGAGGCCCGGGTCGTCGAGCACAAGCGGGCCCGCCAGGTCTACGAGGACGTGGTGCGCCAGAACGTGGATCCGGCCCTGCTGGAGTGGGCGGGGGCCTCCACCTTCAGCGCGCGTGTCTTCCCCCTGCCGCCGAAGTCCCTCAAGCGGGTGGTGCTCGCCTACGAGCAGACGCTCCTCTTCGACGGCCAGCAGCTGCGCTACACGTGGCCCCTGCCACCCGGGGCGGGCCACACGCTCCAGGTGTCGGCGCGCGTCCACGTGGACCCGAGGCACGCGCGCGCGATGACGGTGCTGCCCGTGGCGGGCAAGCCGAGGGACCTGGGGCCCTGGCGGGTGTGGGACTGGCGGGGATTGACGGGGGACGGGGCGTTGCAGGTGGCCATCACGCCGCCGAGCCAGGACGCGGACGTGCTGGTGGGCTCGGATCCGGCGGGGCTGCCCGGCCAGGCCTTCTACGCGCGGGTGCGGCTGCCCTCGAGCCTCATCGTGGGAGAGGGGGGCACTCCCACCGGGCGCGCGGTGCTGGTGGTGGACACCTCGCTGTCGGCGGAGGACGGCAATGCATGGGCCCTGCAGGCCGCCATGCTGCGCGCGCTGCTGGAGAGGGACGGGAGCCTCGAGGAGTACGCGGTGCTGCTCTTCGACGTGCGGCCGCGCTGGCTGCATGGCCCTGGCTTCCGGCGCAACACCCCCGAGGCGCGCCGGGAGACCTTTGGCGAGCTGGAGCGGGTCTTCCTCGAGGGCGCCTCGCATGTGGATGGAATGCTGGCCGAGCTGGACCGGGCGGGCCGCGACTGGCTGAAGCCGGCGGCGGGTGGCGGCAGGGTGACGGCCTTCCTTCTCTCGGACGGCAATGTCACCTGGGGGCAGGGGCAGGTGGACGCGCTCATCTCCCGCCATGCGTCCTCGGAGACGCTGCGGTGGGTGAGCTACCGCTTCGGCGAGTCGGCGGTGAACACGGACCTCTTCGATGCGCTGGCGCGTGCGAGCGGAGGCCGGGTGGTGAGCGTGGTCTCCGGCTCGGAGGTGCGGGCGGCGGTGCGAGCGCACCGAGCGGCCTCGGCGGTGCTGGTGCGGGTGGAGGTGCGGGGCTCGAAGGTGAAGGACCTGGTGGTGGGCGGGCGGCCCCACCTCGTCTTCCCGGGGCAGGAGCTGCTGGTGGCCGGGCGGCTGGTGGAGGAGGGCGCCGCGGAGCTGGCGGTGGTGGTGCGCTCGGAGGGCCAGGAGCGCACCATGCGGGTGCCGCTGCCGCGCGACCAGGACAGTGCCTTCGCGCCGCGCGCCTGGGCGGAGGGACTGGTGGCGCGGTTGGTGGCGATGGAGGACCCACGGGTGGACCGGATGGTGGTGGCCCTCAGTCAACACTACCGGTTGGCCAACGCGCGGGCCTCGATGCTGGTGCTGGAGTCGGAGGGGGACTACGTGCGCTACGCGGTGCGCGACGAGCAGGTGGACCTCTCCGACCTGGAGGCGCTGCGGCGGCGCGAGCAGGACCAGCAGCGCGAGCGGCTGTTGGGGCTGGCGCTGGACGGGGTGCCCGACACGGGACGTGAGGTGTTGCGGGTGCTGGGCACCCGGCAGGCGGAGCTGGGCTCGAGGCTGACGGCACAACCCCTGCGGGACGAGCCCTACGCGGGAGGCGAGGAGCGGCTCCAGGCGGAGTTGGAGTACCGGAAGGCGCGGCGGGCCAACAAGGACGATGTGATGGTGTACGAGGCGGTGGCGCGCAAGCGGGCCTTCGCGGGGGACACCTGGGGCGCGGTGCGGGCCCTCTCGTCACCGGTGGAGCTGCGCCCGAAGGACGCGGAGGCGCTCCGGCTGGTGGGTTATGGACTGCTGGCGCTCGGCCAGTACACGGCCGCCGCGGAGCTCTTCGAGCACGTGCGGCTCAACCGTCCCTTCGAGCCGCAGTCCTACCTGGAGGAGGCCCTGGCGCTGGACGCGGCGGGGCGGCCCGCGGAGGCGGCGCGCGACTGGGAGATCCTCCTGGCGGGCGACTGGGCGCGGCACGACGAGCAGACGAAGACGGTGGCGGCCTACCACTACGGCCGGATGCTGATGGCGCTGGCGAAGCACACCCGGCTCTCGAAGGCGGAGGTGGGGGCACTGGAGGCGCGGCGGCGCGAGCTGGCCGGTCGCGCGGAGATGGGCCCCATCGACTACCAGCTCACCCTGCACTGGAACTCGGACTCGACGGACATCGACCTCTGGGTGGTGGAACCGAGCGGAGAGCGGTGCTCCTACCGGCGGATGCGGACGCGGCTGGGAGGCCAGCTCCACTGGGACGTCACGGACGGACTGGGGCCCGAGCTGTACCACGCGCGCAAGGCCGCTCGAGGCACGTACCAGGTGGCGGTGCACTACTACGGCAACAACTCGGCACGCTACGTGGTCCCCACGGCGCTCCTGCTGGTGACGGACCGGGAGGCCTTTTCCCGGGATGACGGGTACCGGCGGCGCTTCCAGCTGCGCATCCTGCCGGAAGCGGAAGCGGCGCTGCTCCTGCGCAGCGAGGAGGTGGCTCCGTGGAAGCCGGTGGGGAAGACTGGAGGACCCTAG
- a CDS encoding short chain dehydrogenase, giving the protein MKVLLVGAHGVIGSAVARELGTRHTLVSAGRGRGDVKVDITDSASIRRMFEQVGRVDAVVSAAGNVHFAPLEQMTEEHFSIGLRDKLMGQVNLAMIGRAWLNDGGSITVTGGILAEQPIRHGSSASMVNSALEGFVRAAAIELPRGLRINLVSPNVVQESLPQLAPFFRGFEAVPAARVALAYSRSVEGHQTGQIYRVF; this is encoded by the coding sequence ATGAAGGTTCTTCTCGTCGGAGCCCATGGAGTCATCGGTAGCGCGGTCGCCCGGGAGCTGGGCACCCGCCACACTCTCGTCAGCGCTGGCCGCGGCCGGGGGGACGTGAAGGTGGACATCACCGACAGTGCCAGCATCCGCCGCATGTTCGAGCAGGTCGGCCGCGTGGATGCGGTGGTCTCGGCCGCTGGAAACGTGCACTTCGCCCCGCTCGAGCAGATGACCGAGGAGCATTTCAGCATCGGCCTGCGGGACAAGCTGATGGGCCAGGTGAACCTGGCCATGATCGGCCGCGCCTGGCTGAACGACGGAGGCTCCATCACCGTGACGGGAGGAATCCTCGCCGAGCAGCCCATCCGCCACGGCAGCTCGGCCTCGATGGTGAACAGCGCGCTGGAGGGCTTCGTGCGCGCGGCCGCCATCGAGCTGCCGCGCGGGCTGCGCATCAATCTCGTCAGCCCGAACGTGGTGCAGGAGTCGCTGCCTCAGCTCGCCCCCTTCTTCCGAGGCTTCGAGGCCGTCCCCGCGGCCCGCGTGGCCCTCGCCTACAGCCGAAGCGTGGAGGGCCACCAGACCGGGCAGATCTACCGCGTCTTCTGA
- a CDS encoding DUF4112 domain-containing protein, whose protein sequence is MSRLPDSTRPPADPAALDQVRGLARQLDTSIRLPGGLRIGWDALLGLIPGVGDWAGALLSSYIILQAVRLGASREVLLRMVGNVGLEALVGAVPFLGDVFDAAWRANTRNVRLLEEHLAAPSAARRASRAWVLGIVVLLVALLTLGMTLAVLAFRALASVGSQA, encoded by the coding sequence ATGAGCCGACTTCCTGACTCCACGCGCCCTCCCGCCGATCCCGCCGCGCTCGACCAGGTGCGCGGTCTGGCACGGCAACTGGACACCTCCATCCGGCTGCCTGGGGGCCTGCGCATCGGGTGGGACGCCCTGCTCGGTCTGATACCGGGCGTGGGCGACTGGGCGGGTGCCTTGCTCTCCAGCTACATCATCTTGCAGGCGGTGCGCCTGGGCGCCTCGCGCGAGGTGCTGCTGCGCATGGTCGGTAACGTGGGGTTGGAGGCGCTCGTGGGCGCGGTGCCCTTCCTGGGCGATGTCTTCGATGCGGCCTGGCGGGCCAATACCCGCAACGTGCGCCTGCTCGAGGAGCATCTGGCGGCCCCCTCCGCCGCTCGACGTGCCAGCCGGGCGTGGGTGCTCGGTATCGTGGTGCTGCTGGTGGCGCTGCTGACGCTGGGGATGACGCTCGCCGTGCTGGCCTTTCGCGCCCTCGCCTCGGTGGGCAGTCAGGCCTGA
- a CDS encoding SRPBCC family protein, with protein MSELVMEWWVAQTPRQVFEAIEDPFQLRRWFGAPPGGFRVGGDADADVGEPFRLDLLDDQGTPLALTGRVLAVEPDEVLWMQLAWDGGNFGPETTRASILLDPTNGGTRIEICQGPFLSPESHEAHRTYWEAAVGRLVRVISGETVPCFEEFWEESNGYAEPLGMAAYAVLAGMREAGAAPETLAQLEETLYTHLARVPEESAKVLGAVLRARLQGALPIKRSEDR; from the coding sequence ATGAGCGAGCTGGTGATGGAGTGGTGGGTGGCCCAGACTCCAAGGCAGGTGTTCGAGGCCATCGAGGATCCGTTCCAGCTCCGGCGCTGGTTTGGGGCTCCGCCGGGCGGTTTCCGCGTCGGAGGGGACGCGGACGCGGACGTGGGCGAGCCGTTCCGGCTGGACCTGCTCGATGACCAGGGCACGCCCCTGGCGCTGACCGGCCGCGTCCTCGCCGTGGAACCCGATGAAGTCCTCTGGATGCAACTGGCCTGGGACGGAGGGAACTTCGGGCCAGAGACGACCCGCGCCTCCATCCTCCTCGACCCCACCAACGGTGGCACGCGCATCGAAATCTGCCAGGGTCCCTTCTTGAGTCCCGAGTCCCACGAAGCGCACCGGACGTACTGGGAGGCCGCCGTGGGGCGTCTGGTCCGCGTCATCTCCGGAGAAACCGTTCCCTGTTTCGAGGAGTTCTGGGAGGAGTCGAACGGTTACGCCGAGCCGCTCGGCATGGCGGCCTATGCCGTACTCGCCGGGATGCGGGAGGCCGGGGCGGCGCCCGAGACGCTCGCGCAGCTCGAGGAGACGCTCTACACCCACCTGGCCCGCGTGCCCGAGGAGAGCGCCAAGGTGCTCGGAGCGGTCCTTCGCGCGCGCCTCCAGGGCGCTCTCCCCATCAAGAGAAGCGAAGACCGTTGA